A window of Chryseobacterium sp. IHB B 17019 genomic DNA:
TTGGCCGGAACATCAAGATTGTAGTACCTTTTTCCGCTTATTTTTACAATCAGATTACATTTTGATTTATTTTTGATATTAATATAAGCTTCTTTGTCCATCGGGTCATTATTAAACATGTGGGTCAGAAGGGCTGCCGTTCTTTTATTTTTTTCACTTGGCTCGGCTTTTTTACTTGTAGAGCTCATGCTTGCATAGTTTACAGTTCTTTCCGGAGTCGATCCTGAATTGGCGGCAATTGTTTTAGCACTGTTCAGGCTGTTGTTATCTAACACCATTTGTTTTACTTTGTCTTCACTCAAAGGTTTGATGGTAGGTTTTGCTTCCGGAGAATTATTCGCCATGATCATTTGAATTAATTTCTTTTTGAAATAATCCGTTTTGGCGTGCCCTGGATTTTGCTTTAAAAATCCTGCAATAACTCTCGCTTCTGTAGTAGCTTCCGCATCATTTTCCGTGTAAATGATGATGGTTTCCTTTTCTACAATGGCTTTTGTTTTCGCTTTTTTCTTTTTTTGCGAAAAACCTAAGGTAAAAAGGCATAAAAATATGAGGAGAAATATTTTTTTCATTAATTAAACATTTAAAATTCTATTAAATATACAAATAACGCAAAAAGTCATTTTTTAGTTTATCATTAAAATCATTATCTTTGCACTGCTTTAAAATTAAGCTAAAAAATTAATACTAACACTTACAATAAAAAAATAATAGATATTATGTCTTATACACCAGCTGCTGCAGACGTAGCAAAATTGAGAAACCAGACAGGTGCAGGTATGATGGACTGCAAAAAAGCTTTAGTTGAAGCTGAAGGAGACTTCGAAAAAGCAGTAGATATCCTTAGGAAAAAAGGACAGAAAGTTGCTGCTAACAGAGCTGACAGAGACTCTTCTGAAGGAGCTGTGATCGCTAGAGTAAACGAAGACAACACATTAGGGACAATCATCTCTTTAAATTGTGAGACTGATTTCGTTGCTAAAAACGAAGCGTTCATCGAGCTTGCTTACGAATTAGCTGAAATGGCTATT
This region includes:
- a CDS encoding DUF6759 domain-containing protein, which codes for MKKIFLLIFLCLFTLGFSQKKKKAKTKAIVEKETIIIYTENDAEATTEARVIAGFLKQNPGHAKTDYFKKKLIQMIMANNSPEAKPTIKPLSEDKVKQMVLDNNSLNSAKTIAANSGSTPERTVNYASMSSTSKKAEPSEKNKRTAALLTHMFNNDPMDKEAYINIKNKSKCNLIVKISGKRYYNLDVPANGQNFLLVDKGDYVLTTMVCDAKYSSIKKINKDIEIELNLRED